A region of Candidatus Eisenbacteria bacterium DNA encodes the following proteins:
- the ade gene encoding adenine deaminase, producing MGIEELIAVAAGERDADLVLKNGMVVNVFSGEIYKADVSIQGKKIAGVGSYSGRNSINVEGKYVCPGLIDGHVHIESSMVSVPEFARVVVPLGTTTVVVDPHEIANVMGSEGILFTLKASKYNPLNVFVMLPSCVPSTDLETAGAELKAVDLFPFLSHKWVLGLGEMMNYHGVITRDEDVMDMIKIASGKRIDGHAPGVTGCRLNAYAAGGIQSDHESVSVEEAREKLRVGFHIMLREGSASKNLLDLLPLVSERNADRFIFVTDDKHPGDLLGEGHVNHMLKLAVAHGIDPALAVKMSSLNAAEYYGLEKIGALAPGYYADIAVIDSFEECRASLVLKNGEVVARDGNPVYELPSRDRHPLRSSMNIKAVSVEDFVIPAREGKANVIGLVPGQITTEWFREKPTVRNGRVFADVSSDIVKLAVVERHHASGNVGLGLVKGFGLKRGAFASSVAHDSHNIIVVGVDEGDMLCAVQRIVEMQGGLCVCSGGKCVESLALPIAGLMSEEPMGLVRDKLKTLNAAAARELGLGVSDPFTIVSFLALPVIPKLKLTDRGLVDVEGFKIIDLFSQ from the coding sequence GTGGGAATTGAAGAACTCATAGCGGTAGCGGCGGGGGAGAGGGACGCGGATCTCGTACTGAAGAACGGCATGGTGGTGAATGTGTTCAGCGGGGAGATCTACAAAGCCGACGTAAGCATTCAGGGCAAGAAAATAGCTGGCGTGGGATCGTATTCGGGCAGGAACTCCATAAACGTGGAGGGAAAGTACGTCTGTCCCGGTTTGATTGACGGGCACGTTCACATCGAAAGCTCGATGGTTTCGGTCCCTGAGTTTGCCAGAGTCGTGGTGCCTCTGGGCACGACCACGGTGGTTGTCGATCCGCATGAGATTGCCAACGTAATGGGATCCGAAGGAATTCTCTTCACCCTCAAGGCCAGTAAGTATAACCCATTAAATGTGTTTGTGATGCTTCCTTCATGTGTTCCTTCAACCGATCTGGAGACCGCCGGTGCGGAGCTGAAGGCGGTTGATTTGTTCCCGTTTCTCTCTCATAAGTGGGTTCTCGGTCTTGGCGAAATGATGAACTACCACGGTGTAATCACTAGGGACGAAGACGTGATGGACATGATAAAGATCGCGAGCGGGAAGCGGATCGATGGCCATGCACCAGGTGTGACGGGTTGCAGATTGAACGCATACGCCGCCGGCGGCATACAGTCTGACCACGAGTCCGTCAGCGTGGAGGAGGCAAGGGAGAAGCTGAGGGTAGGCTTTCACATCATGCTGCGCGAAGGTTCTGCAAGTAAGAACCTCCTCGACCTTCTTCCCTTGGTGAGCGAGCGAAACGCAGACAGGTTTATTTTTGTGACTGACGACAAGCATCCCGGGGATTTGTTGGGCGAGGGACACGTGAACCACATGTTGAAGCTCGCCGTCGCACACGGAATCGATCCCGCGCTTGCAGTGAAGATGTCTTCGCTCAATGCGGCGGAGTATTACGGTCTGGAGAAGATAGGGGCCCTGGCGCCTGGCTACTACGCCGACATTGCGGTGATCGACAGTTTCGAAGAATGCCGGGCGAGCCTTGTGCTCAAGAACGGGGAGGTCGTCGCGAGAGACGGCAACCCGGTGTACGAGCTTCCATCGAGAGATAGACATCCCCTCAGGAGTTCTATGAATATCAAGGCGGTGAGCGTGGAAGACTTTGTGATTCCCGCGCGAGAGGGGAAGGCAAACGTCATAGGTCTGGTGCCGGGGCAGATCACTACGGAGTGGTTTCGCGAGAAACCTACCGTGAGGAACGGCCGAGTGTTTGCCGACGTCTCCTCGGACATCGTGAAGCTTGCAGTGGTTGAGAGACATCACGCGTCCGGCAACGTCGGCCTCGGTCTTGTCAAGGGTTTTGGCCTCAAGAGAGGCGCATTTGCGTCGAGTGTCGCGCACGATTCCCACAACATAATTGTCGTCGGTGTCGACGAGGGCGACATGCTCTGCGCCGTGCAGCGCATAGTAGAGATGCAGGGAGGGCTCTGTGTGTGCAGCGGTGGGAAATGCGTGGAGTCTTTGGCCCTTCCGATTGCCGGCCTCATGAGCGAGGAACCCATGGGGCTGGTGCGAGACAAGCTCAAAACGCTCAACGCGGCGGCGGCCAGGGAGCTGGGCCTGGGCGTCAGTGACCCCTTCACGATCGTATCTTTCCTCGCGCTGCCTGTGATTCCGAAGCTCAAGCTGACAGACAGGGGACTGGTGGACGTTGAAGGTTTTAAGATCATTGATTTGTTCTCGCAGTGA
- a CDS encoding S8 family serine peptidase, with translation MDALSRRQDVVAVESVWHPRILPTLDVSGPEIRASDVWEQADELGRSLTGQGVIIADFDTGIDVFHPQFWRADGDTLQWLDVNLNGVFDPGVDGVDLNQNGLCDNGERLNFLDGEIYDPAHTFGGNGTSNKDHIFQAHWDWLYNDANDNGVRDHGRSAGFSESTPTYGEGLFILADADGDLTVDPGEDLIALGSSKVVATLNAGNIERVRGTDLIDTARDTDGHGTSVCGILAGGIRGRSRFCGVAPDAELLVGNYFSQDFSVPAFLNWARTRGAKIVLYEFADFVFTPLDGSTNDEQALDAASDSMLQVTPAGNLCRGYKHAQVTLEPLGSQNLTSHAPNTYSGITLTEIFETLLWRTPSNNISFSLTTPEGISALLLGNGSYQFIGAYWVYSAKDTSARGTVEFDVYVYRGAGVGGSWKLGITSAADSSEEVNAFIADNVTSWSGGMEFTSHRSTDKTICWPATADSAFTLASYSTRGYSSYSGVGSGTVHPGQLSEFSSRGKRIDGLSIMEIAAPGNYDVYSSRSHDDSGAPFGGFRQFSGTSAAGPHVAAGAAIVLQAYPDLTPAQVRDRITASAARDAFTGLDYTDSWGFGKIKILDAVAPTFLVAHDKTIVMPGPSALRQNFPNPFNPVTTVRYVLPSNGAREKFAIRVFDSNGRFVKTIKQGEWGPGTVVGAASWRGTDEGGRTASSGIYFIRLEARGISSSVKAVLLR, from the coding sequence ATGGATGCTCTTTCACGGCGACAGGACGTTGTGGCGGTAGAGTCGGTGTGGCACCCCCGGATACTCCCCACTCTCGACGTGAGCGGACCGGAGATACGGGCAAGCGACGTGTGGGAGCAGGCAGACGAGTTGGGCAGATCTCTGACAGGCCAGGGCGTGATCATAGCCGACTTCGACACGGGCATTGACGTCTTCCATCCGCAGTTCTGGAGAGCCGACGGTGATACATTGCAGTGGCTGGACGTGAACCTGAACGGCGTGTTTGACCCCGGCGTGGACGGAGTCGACTTGAACCAAAACGGTCTTTGCGACAACGGTGAACGTCTCAATTTCTTGGACGGGGAGATTTACGACCCGGCGCACACGTTCGGCGGAAACGGAACCAGCAACAAAGACCATATCTTCCAGGCGCACTGGGACTGGCTGTACAACGACGCCAACGACAATGGCGTCAGAGACCACGGAAGGAGTGCGGGCTTCAGCGAAAGCACTCCGACGTACGGCGAAGGGCTATTCATTCTGGCTGACGCCGACGGCGACTTGACGGTGGACCCCGGAGAAGACCTGATCGCGCTCGGCAGCTCCAAGGTCGTTGCCACGCTCAACGCCGGAAACATCGAGAGGGTTCGAGGAACAGACCTCATAGACACCGCACGGGACACGGATGGACACGGAACTTCGGTGTGCGGAATTCTTGCAGGAGGCATACGAGGCAGAAGCAGGTTCTGCGGAGTTGCACCAGATGCGGAACTGCTTGTGGGAAACTACTTCTCACAGGACTTCTCTGTGCCTGCCTTCCTCAACTGGGCGAGAACGAGGGGGGCCAAGATCGTGCTCTACGAATTCGCGGATTTCGTCTTCACTCCGCTTGACGGTTCGACAAACGATGAGCAGGCGCTCGATGCTGCCTCGGACAGTATGCTCCAGGTAACACCCGCAGGAAATCTCTGCCGTGGTTATAAGCACGCGCAGGTCACCCTGGAACCGCTGGGATCACAGAATCTCACATCGCATGCGCCCAACACGTACAGCGGTATCACGCTGACTGAGATATTCGAAACCTTGCTCTGGCGAACGCCGTCCAACAACATCTCCTTCTCGCTAACTACGCCTGAGGGTATCAGCGCCCTGTTGCTCGGCAATGGCTCCTACCAGTTCATCGGAGCCTACTGGGTCTATTCAGCGAAGGACACTTCCGCGAGAGGAACGGTTGAATTCGACGTGTACGTGTATCGTGGCGCCGGCGTCGGCGGAAGCTGGAAACTCGGCATCACAAGCGCAGCGGACTCAAGCGAGGAAGTGAATGCTTTCATTGCCGACAACGTGACGTCGTGGTCCGGAGGCATGGAGTTCACGAGCCACAGAAGCACTGACAAAACGATCTGCTGGCCCGCCACCGCTGACAGCGCGTTCACGTTGGCTTCGTACAGTACTCGTGGATATTCCAGCTACTCAGGCGTCGGAAGCGGCACGGTGCACCCGGGCCAGCTCAGCGAGTTCAGCAGCAGAGGCAAGAGAATAGACGGCTTGTCCATAATGGAGATTGCCGCTCCCGGCAACTACGACGTCTATTCCTCAAGATCACACGATGATTCCGGCGCGCCGTTCGGTGGCTTCCGTCAATTCAGCGGAACAAGCGCGGCCGGACCACACGTCGCTGCGGGAGCCGCCATCGTGCTCCAGGCTTATCCAGACCTCACGCCGGCCCAAGTCAGGGACAGAATCACTGCATCGGCGGCTCGTGACGCCTTTACCGGCCTTGATTACACGGATTCCTGGGGCTTCGGCAAGATCAAAATTCTAGACGCCGTGGCTCCTACCTTCCTGGTCGCACATGATAAGACGATAGTCATGCCCGGGCCGTCCGCTCTACGACAAAACTTCCCCAACCCGTTCAACCCCGTCACGACAGTCAGGTATGTGTTGCCTTCAAACGGAGCGAGAGAGAAGTTCGCCATACGGGTTTTCGATTCCAATGGCCGCTTCGTCAAGACAATCAAGCAAGGCGAATGGGGACCGGGGACGGTCGTCGGAGCTGCAAGCTGGCGTGGCACCGATGAGGGCGGCAGAACGGCTTCCTCTGGAATCTACTTCATCCGATTGGAGGCAAGAGGAATCTCTTCTTCCGTAAAAGCGGTTCTCCTCAGATAG
- the pyrE gene encoding orotate phosphoribosyltransferase: MEESDKRRLKELLVEHALSYGDFVLSSGKKSPYYLDVRKVSTLPEGAFLLAKILLSMLGEGEIQALGGPTIGADPIAGAVAAVSFFEGRPLPTFLVRKEVKVHGTGRAIEGNLENGWKVAIVDDVVTTANSILSAARTVEETGCVVVRTLAVVDREEGGAEEIRSAGYPFDAILRVSEILDAGASATKRPGKPLA; the protein is encoded by the coding sequence GTGGAGGAGAGCGACAAGAGAAGATTGAAGGAACTTCTGGTGGAGCACGCCCTCTCCTACGGTGATTTCGTTCTGTCTTCGGGCAAGAAGAGCCCGTATTACCTGGACGTGCGAAAGGTCAGCACGCTTCCTGAGGGCGCGTTCCTTCTTGCGAAGATTCTCCTCTCGATGCTGGGCGAAGGTGAGATCCAAGCGCTGGGCGGACCTACGATCGGCGCAGATCCAATTGCAGGGGCGGTGGCCGCCGTTAGCTTCTTCGAAGGAAGGCCGCTGCCGACCTTCCTCGTCAGGAAGGAAGTGAAGGTCCACGGGACGGGCAGAGCCATCGAGGGAAATCTGGAGAACGGATGGAAGGTGGCAATCGTGGACGACGTTGTCACAACCGCAAACTCGATTCTCTCCGCCGCGCGCACCGTAGAAGAGACGGGATGCGTGGTCGTGCGGACTCTGGCAGTCGTTGACAGAGAAGAAGGAGGCGCGGAAGAAATACGGAGTGCCGGCTACCCTTTTGACGCCATCCTGAGAGTGTCAGAGATTCTTGACGCGGGCGCAAGCGCAACTAAACGCCCCGGGAAGCCCCTCGCTTGA
- a CDS encoding S8 family serine peptidase — MTGVLPFSSGSRFKKKPLSCVSMFLATAFVLCGGVGVERCQSEPAQPTVGDLTAVVRAPSGVDAGTFAASSYVRLHTTNISSRPGVFFAKGVLVVQLAQDLEPTFDGGGRLSTTERGLDELLQARGLLRAERLFPWDCEKNAGGTCNFLRLTFPGDVDLESLMNELGQTRGVASVEPVGVHPVDYYPNDYFFSVQSIQWGLNQVLDHDVNAPEAWDVEKGDSSIVVAIVDTGVDWSHPDLGGVAPYTGGNIWTNWTEFYGAAGVDDDGNGFIDDVRGWDFVTDVVGFSGEDADTPDNDPSDFFGHGTHVAGIACALTDNTTGVASLANGCKIMPVRAGWGTDDGTGKPTGVVAMDFCASAILYAARNGARVINCSWANDNSGGLGVAVDTAIARGAIVVVSAGNDHTSSQATNYLGTRGDCFAVAATNSRDQKPYYSNYGTWVNFCAPGDTIASTYYKYSTGEHAYAYYSGTSMAAPFVSALSALVFSQDPSRTRADVLDIISSTCDPIDALNPSYSGQLGAGRIDAYAALSFGTGDWQAKTQGQVTGSPVPVEAGLETYAAVTSSDGCLYVFDSGGEAVSGWPKCGLGSSLTSPAAGDVDGDGRQELVVGTGSGNVHVWSASGSVEAGWPQSFGSAVISGPMLCDLDEDGAREIVFGCADSTVYVLSGDGSPETGWPVKLTGRASSQPCLAAMGADTASVILIPTSGSRLNALKLDGSALPGWPITVGSALLGAPSAVDLDGDGLSEVFVGDSNGTVYAIEDTGVLLAGWPRAASASLTSSLALGDVDGDRVPDAVGGTSDGRVYVWKLNGQLLSGWPVETGGSVASSPALVDLDADGKCEVVVGSDDRNLHVWSSSGTPFSGWPRSTGGAVKSSPCIWDFDEDGLLELAVGSNDTKLHFWRLAGSQAVDSLMAWQMYRHDECRSGESGFEAGASVRPYAVVFAPDGGEVLREGSRFEIVWIAYSPAGVDSVSILYSVDGGATFPDTIATGEANDESYVWEVPSAYSDVCRVRVIAYDRLLNQVQDDTDGFFTILPRAGVSTLAVSAYPNPFAGTVTFRCTLRPPHVPWCCGERGKIRVCDASGRQVASLSVAGEGRTLTVSWDGGNESSRKLASGVYLYEADVDGLKTHGKLVFLKQ, encoded by the coding sequence ATGACGGGAGTTCTCCCATTCTCGAGCGGCTCTCGGTTCAAGAAGAAACCGCTTTCGTGCGTAAGCATGTTCCTCGCGACCGCGTTTGTGCTCTGTGGAGGTGTGGGTGTCGAACGGTGTCAGAGTGAGCCGGCTCAACCAACCGTCGGCGACCTTACCGCCGTTGTCCGGGCGCCCTCGGGTGTGGATGCCGGTACCTTCGCTGCCAGTTCCTACGTGAGGCTTCACACGACGAATATTTCCTCCCGGCCCGGCGTGTTTTTCGCAAAGGGAGTCCTGGTCGTCCAGCTTGCCCAGGATCTCGAACCGACATTTGACGGAGGCGGCAGGCTCAGCACGACCGAGCGCGGGCTGGACGAACTACTTCAGGCGCGCGGTCTACTTCGTGCCGAACGGCTTTTCCCCTGGGATTGTGAGAAGAACGCCGGAGGCACGTGCAACTTCTTGAGGCTCACCTTTCCCGGAGACGTCGATCTCGAATCGTTGATGAACGAACTCGGGCAGACGCGCGGTGTGGCCAGTGTGGAGCCGGTGGGAGTTCATCCTGTGGACTATTACCCCAACGACTACTTCTTCTCTGTCCAGAGTATTCAATGGGGCCTGAACCAGGTGCTGGACCACGACGTAAACGCGCCTGAAGCGTGGGACGTTGAGAAGGGGGATTCGTCTATAGTCGTGGCGATCGTGGACACGGGAGTAGACTGGTCGCATCCGGATCTGGGAGGGGTTGCGCCTTACACAGGTGGAAACATCTGGACAAACTGGACGGAGTTTTATGGTGCGGCGGGCGTCGATGATGACGGCAACGGTTTCATCGACGACGTGCGAGGCTGGGATTTTGTCACGGACGTTGTGGGCTTTTCGGGTGAGGACGCGGACACGCCCGACAACGATCCCTCCGACTTCTTCGGTCACGGAACGCACGTCGCCGGGATTGCGTGCGCCCTCACGGACAACACGACGGGCGTCGCCAGTCTCGCCAACGGGTGCAAGATAATGCCCGTGCGCGCAGGCTGGGGCACGGATGATGGAACAGGAAAGCCTACCGGCGTGGTGGCCATGGATTTCTGCGCCAGCGCCATTCTTTACGCGGCCAGGAACGGAGCACGCGTCATCAACTGCAGCTGGGCCAACGACAACTCGGGAGGGCTCGGCGTAGCCGTTGACACTGCAATAGCGCGGGGTGCCATCGTCGTTGTGTCGGCGGGAAACGATCACACGTCTTCTCAGGCCACGAACTATCTGGGCACAAGAGGAGATTGTTTTGCGGTGGCCGCGACGAACAGCAGGGACCAGAAGCCATACTACAGTAACTACGGAACCTGGGTAAACTTCTGTGCGCCCGGCGACACTATCGCGAGCACTTACTACAAGTACAGCACCGGCGAGCACGCCTACGCTTACTACAGCGGCACTTCGATGGCGGCTCCCTTTGTCTCGGCGCTTTCGGCTCTTGTGTTTTCGCAAGACCCCTCACGTACCAGAGCGGACGTGCTCGACATCATTTCTTCCACCTGCGATCCGATTGACGCACTCAATCCCAGCTATTCGGGTCAACTGGGGGCAGGACGAATCGACGCCTACGCCGCTCTGAGCTTCGGGACCGGCGATTGGCAAGCGAAGACGCAGGGTCAAGTGACCGGTTCTCCCGTGCCAGTGGAAGCCGGCCTCGAGACATACGCGGCCGTGACGAGTTCAGACGGGTGTCTCTACGTTTTCGACTCCGGCGGTGAAGCGGTCTCTGGTTGGCCGAAGTGTGGTTTGGGCTCCTCGCTCACGTCCCCCGCTGCCGGCGACGTCGACGGCGACGGACGACAGGAGCTTGTGGTAGGCACAGGTTCAGGCAACGTACACGTGTGGAGCGCCTCAGGCAGTGTCGAGGCGGGCTGGCCGCAGAGTTTCGGAAGTGCCGTAATTTCGGGTCCAATGTTGTGCGATCTTGACGAGGACGGTGCGCGGGAGATCGTGTTTGGTTGCGCCGATTCGACAGTGTACGTCTTGTCCGGAGACGGTTCGCCTGAGACTGGCTGGCCGGTCAAACTCACCGGTCGCGCTTCCTCGCAGCCTTGTCTTGCCGCCATGGGGGCAGACACGGCGTCTGTCATTCTGATTCCTACTTCCGGCTCCAGGCTCAACGCGCTCAAACTCGACGGCAGCGCTCTGCCGGGCTGGCCCATCACGGTGGGTTCTGCTCTTCTCGGCGCGCCTTCCGCCGTGGATCTAGACGGCGATGGTCTGAGCGAGGTCTTCGTTGGCGACTCAAACGGAACCGTGTATGCAATCGAAGACACCGGAGTGCTTCTTGCGGGCTGGCCGCGGGCTGCCTCGGCGTCCCTGACCAGTTCGCTTGCGCTCGGTGACGTCGACGGCGATCGGGTACCCGACGCTGTGGGCGGAACATCGGACGGACGGGTGTACGTGTGGAAATTGAATGGCCAACTCTTGTCTGGTTGGCCGGTCGAGACAGGGGGTTCCGTTGCGTCTTCTCCCGCGCTCGTCGACCTCGACGCGGACGGCAAGTGCGAGGTAGTCGTCGGTTCGGACGACAGGAACCTTCACGTCTGGTCTTCTTCAGGTACGCCTTTTAGCGGGTGGCCGCGCAGCACGGGTGGAGCCGTGAAGTCGTCGCCGTGCATCTGGGATTTCGACGAGGATGGTTTGCTTGAGCTTGCCGTGGGCTCCAACGATACGAAGCTTCACTTCTGGCGACTCGCAGGTTCGCAGGCCGTGGACAGTCTGATGGCGTGGCAGATGTACAGGCACGACGAATGCAGGAGCGGGGAGTCTGGGTTCGAGGCCGGAGCTTCTGTCCGGCCCTACGCCGTGGTATTCGCCCCGGACGGAGGTGAGGTTCTCAGAGAGGGGAGTCGCTTCGAAATAGTGTGGATCGCATATTCTCCCGCAGGCGTTGACTCCGTATCGATTCTGTACTCCGTAGATGGGGGCGCCACTTTCCCTGACACTATCGCCACCGGCGAAGCCAACGACGAGTCCTACGTGTGGGAGGTTCCCTCGGCGTACTCTGACGTCTGCCGAGTGCGGGTCATCGCGTATGATCGGCTACTAAATCAAGTGCAGGACGATACTGACGGTTTCTTCACGATTTTGCCGAGAGCCGGTGTTTCCACGCTTGCCGTCAGTGCCTATCCCAATCCGTTCGCCGGGACTGTCACATTTCGGTGTACGCTCAGACCCCCTCACGTGCCCTGGTGCTGTGGGGAGCGCGGCAAGATAAGGGTGTGCGATGCCTCCGGCAGGCAGGTGGCGTCGCTCTCCGTGGCCGGAGAAGGTCGTACGCTGACCGTGTCGTGGGACGGCGGAAATGAATCCTCGCGGAAGCTCGCTTCGGGGGTCTACCTGTACGAAGCGGACGTAGATGGCTTGAAGACGCACGGGAAACTGGTGTTCCTGAAACAGTGA
- a CDS encoding fibronectin type III domain-containing protein — protein MLTKRSTLIILALLLAPFVLTGCSSDNTTSPIIETPDTVPPAAPVLGTPRTADGWASVRWQKNTEADIAGYYVYEYDPSPDRETSYQRLNTQLVAANSYKVEGLTTGATYYFKISAVDQSANESAPSAALAITVSPTSAGKDDTIKSDYLE, from the coding sequence ATGCTCACGAAACGATCCACGCTCATCATTCTTGCTCTGCTTCTTGCACCTTTCGTACTGACAGGGTGTAGCAGTGACAACACAACCAGTCCCATTATCGAAACCCCGGACACGGTGCCCCCGGCGGCCCCGGTTCTCGGCACGCCAAGAACTGCCGACGGGTGGGCTAGCGTGAGGTGGCAGAAAAACACGGAAGCCGACATCGCCGGATACTACGTCTACGAATACGACCCGAGCCCCGATCGCGAGACAAGCTATCAGCGTCTGAACACTCAGTTGGTTGCCGCAAACAGCTACAAGGTGGAAGGGTTGACGACGGGGGCGACGTACTATTTCAAGATCTCGGCCGTAGACCAATCGGCCAACGAGAGTGCTCCTTCGGCGGCGCTCGCGATCACCGTATCGCCAACTTCTGCAGGTAAGGACGACACCATAAAGAGCGACTACTTGGAATAG
- a CDS encoding M23 family metallopeptidase, producing MNIRNSLLFSMTLFLVCTPLAVYSAEPDSAGSGFRFPLQHVGALTSTFSEYRSGHFHAGIDLSTDGEIGMPVAAARAGYVYRVRVSGGGYGKAVELLLDNGMLALYAHLDRFSGEIESFVHSKQLERGSYEIDVFPPPFQIPVVPGETIGYSGNTGFSFGPHLHFELRRGDVAFNPLLDVFPLEEHVSPTFKFVKLTPLESESEIDGKSDPRVFSLKRSREGETYGTPVVPELAGAFLVSVSVFDRTEKANNRLSVYELKLFLDDSVLFESKFDEIESSRSHEVELVYDYGLAKRGEVYTFNLCRFEGSKLRLLERLKPGAGVVDTGLLGLSGSHTLRIQAGDARGNVSTALLSFVANRRPFISSVALRKRESSLLVEAEVQDPENDVRSVRMDYLMGTLNGTFSTVSLEREEQVGRPRAPIRFSTELQLPSSPGLENLGEVEGIFRVWAKDGEGRISRPFTRTLLGHYVPKDVSVHLDVERSKEWAKILARVSPNFLRPRIGVVSGDTLWLQVSEESEGLYTANYKYQPILSDAATAICFVEGENSAAVAASKPLAVRTVRKGWEGDFWSSDLGVGLVYKPQTFYQDTYVSMERKDRESLARGLRFASDIFSIAPVDVVFDKAGTVVIRCDSDVPAADRVGVYRRTSGRNWSYVGAVVDSVNGTVGANVRAFSEFALIKDEAPPSISLVHPRRGRVSRSATPPTYAVVGDVGSGLEWQGMEVSIDGKRVLSEWDPRVSRLSVVYDEPLTEGEHTVAFEVKDRAGNMSLTQTHFRVAR from the coding sequence ATGAACATCAGAAACTCCTTGTTGTTCAGCATGACTCTGTTCCTCGTCTGCACACCCCTTGCCGTCTATTCTGCCGAGCCGGACTCGGCCGGCAGCGGGTTTCGGTTTCCGCTGCAGCATGTGGGCGCTCTTACATCGACGTTCTCGGAGTACAGAAGCGGCCACTTTCATGCCGGGATCGATCTTTCTACGGACGGAGAGATAGGAATGCCAGTGGCTGCCGCTCGCGCGGGCTACGTGTACAGGGTGCGCGTCTCCGGTGGCGGCTACGGAAAGGCGGTGGAACTTCTTCTGGACAACGGGATGCTCGCCTTGTACGCGCATCTGGACAGATTTTCCGGGGAGATAGAGTCCTTTGTGCACTCGAAGCAACTTGAGAGAGGAAGCTACGAGATAGACGTCTTCCCTCCGCCGTTCCAGATTCCGGTCGTCCCGGGTGAGACAATAGGCTACTCGGGCAACACCGGCTTCTCGTTCGGGCCTCATCTCCATTTCGAGCTCAGACGCGGTGACGTGGCGTTCAATCCTCTGCTGGACGTTTTTCCCCTCGAGGAACACGTTTCTCCTACCTTCAAATTTGTGAAGCTCACTCCGTTAGAATCGGAGTCGGAGATAGACGGGAAGAGCGATCCTCGCGTGTTTTCCTTGAAACGTTCTCGCGAAGGGGAGACGTACGGAACGCCGGTCGTTCCCGAGCTGGCCGGGGCTTTTCTCGTGTCGGTTTCTGTCTTTGACCGAACGGAAAAGGCGAACAACAGGTTGTCGGTGTACGAGCTAAAGCTCTTCCTCGACGATTCGGTGCTCTTCGAGAGCAAGTTCGACGAGATAGAGTCTTCCAGATCACACGAAGTGGAACTGGTCTACGACTACGGGCTTGCAAAGAGGGGGGAGGTATACACGTTCAATCTTTGCCGATTCGAGGGAAGCAAGCTCAGACTCCTGGAGAGACTCAAACCTGGAGCCGGAGTCGTTGACACGGGCCTTCTTGGTCTGTCCGGCTCTCATACTTTGCGCATACAGGCCGGCGATGCCCGAGGAAACGTTAGCACGGCCCTGCTGAGTTTCGTTGCCAATCGAAGGCCGTTCATCAGTTCCGTTGCACTCCGGAAGCGGGAGTCTTCGTTGCTGGTCGAGGCAGAGGTTCAGGATCCTGAGAATGACGTTCGCAGCGTGCGGATGGATTATCTAATGGGGACGCTCAACGGAACGTTCTCAACGGTCTCACTGGAAAGGGAAGAGCAGGTTGGGCGGCCTCGGGCGCCGATCCGCTTCTCCACGGAACTTCAACTTCCGTCGTCGCCGGGTCTCGAGAACTTGGGTGAGGTCGAGGGGATTTTCAGAGTCTGGGCAAAGGACGGTGAAGGCCGAATCTCAAGACCGTTCACGAGGACGTTACTGGGGCACTATGTGCCGAAGGACGTGTCCGTACACCTTGACGTTGAGCGCAGCAAAGAGTGGGCGAAAATCCTGGCGAGGGTGTCTCCCAATTTCTTGAGGCCCAGGATCGGCGTGGTGAGCGGCGACACGTTGTGGCTTCAGGTGAGTGAGGAGTCAGAGGGGCTTTACACTGCCAACTACAAGTATCAACCGATCCTGTCGGACGCGGCCACCGCAATCTGCTTCGTCGAGGGCGAAAACTCCGCGGCTGTCGCCGCTTCAAAGCCGCTCGCCGTGCGTACTGTCAGAAAAGGGTGGGAAGGGGACTTCTGGAGCTCGGACCTGGGGGTGGGCTTGGTTTACAAGCCGCAGACCTTCTACCAGGACACATATGTCAGCATGGAGAGGAAGGACAGGGAGTCCCTCGCCCGCGGCCTCAGGTTTGCGAGCGATATTTTTTCCATTGCACCGGTTGACGTAGTCTTTGACAAGGCGGGTACGGTAGTCATAAGATGTGACAGCGACGTGCCGGCCGCTGACAGGGTCGGTGTTTATCGGAGAACTTCTGGGAGGAATTGGAGCTACGTCGGCGCGGTCGTGGATAGCGTGAACGGAACCGTGGGGGCGAACGTGAGAGCCTTCTCTGAGTTTGCGCTGATCAAGGATGAGGCGCCTCCATCCATTTCGCTGGTGCATCCCCGCAGAGGTCGCGTGTCACGCTCGGCCACGCCTCCCACTTATGCTGTTGTCGGGGACGTTGGCTCCGGATTGGAGTGGCAAGGGATGGAGGTGTCGATAGACGGCAAGAGGGTCCTGAGCGAGTGGGATCCCAGGGTCTCTCGACTTAGCGTCGTGTATGACGAACCGTTGACCGAAGGGGAACACACGGTGGCTTTCGAGGTCAAAGACAGGGCGGGGAACATGAGTCTGACTCAGACCCACTTCCGCGTTGCAAGGTGA